In Blastopirellula sediminis, the following proteins share a genomic window:
- a CDS encoding RNA polymerase sigma factor, with product MDEQDVWPDQQWFAALASGDPAIEEEFWRTYAGPLHRVADRQLSQQLKRRVDPEDVVQSACRTFFRRVRQGEFALQDRNDLWRLLLTITLNKARMQARFHGRACRGMDREQSLAEEPAGGKGNKLEDALAEIDFNDFLESILKHLSAEQQAILQRTLDGQTQDEIAAAVGCSQRTVRRMQTKIRESLQSILQADLSLS from the coding sequence ATGGATGAGCAAGACGTTTGGCCCGACCAGCAATGGTTTGCGGCGCTCGCTTCCGGCGATCCGGCGATCGAGGAAGAGTTTTGGCGGACTTACGCCGGACCGCTTCATCGGGTCGCCGATCGCCAGTTGTCGCAACAGCTGAAGCGCCGCGTCGATCCGGAAGATGTGGTGCAGTCGGCCTGTCGCACGTTCTTCCGCCGAGTTCGGCAGGGAGAGTTTGCGTTGCAAGACCGCAATGACCTATGGCGACTCTTGCTGACGATCACCTTGAACAAAGCCCGGATGCAGGCCCGCTTTCATGGTCGCGCTTGCCGCGGAATGGATCGCGAGCAATCGCTGGCCGAAGAACCGGCTGGCGGCAAAGGAAACAAACTAGAGGACGCGCTGGCCGAGATCGATTTCAACGACTTCCTGGAATCGATCCTGAAGCACCTCAGCGCCGAACAACAAGCGATCTTGCAGCGGACCCTCGACGGTCAGACGCAAGATGAAATCGCCGCCGCCGTCGGTTGCAGTCAACGGACTGTGAGGCGGATGCAAACCAAAATCCGCGAATCGTTGCAGTCGATTCTGCAAGCGGATTTGAGTCTGTCGTAG
- a CDS encoding serine/threonine-protein kinase: MNAVDEEIRRNFESDWLRGQCGDIVDYLPTPDAPSYLPTLEELICIDLEFRWQRLSTHSVGIDSATETLTLDQQPLVEKYLDRFPQLHEPSILQRLVDQEIYARKDSPFPPQQAEYQQRFPQLQLLPSSFPNANGPPADETRQYSTLRPSSAGETFPSAFGPYELVELLGRGGMGKVYRAHQAKADRMVAIKIAGFSGAPPEIRDEIAIRFESEVRAAANLSHDNVMPIYDVGEADGSLYYTMPIVAGDLASEVRKNPLSNKVAARYIAQASRGVAAAHAQGLLHRDLKPHNLMLDPQNDRVLVADFGLARLMSAEQQLTLTGEVLGTPTYMAPEQIRSSHAIDVRADVYALGATLYHLLVGKPPIQAATPAETLRQVLEEEAVSPRDLNPQVDRDLETICLRCLQKDPRSRFPSADELADDLERYLRGEPIKSRPIGMWGRLDRWRRRNPKVAALSAGLAASLLLVAIIAGLGWYSTQLQLSRVMQNNRQGQLAVNELFTFIRDEPLLEQPGQEAVRAELLKRGLEHYQMLIALAHENEVLPADLQEARTQLGLLHLETHEPAEAAALFRKAIAEGEKLPKEVAETRQVRTSLSDSWNGLGQTLHREGKDAEAMAAFEKAIALREAVVKEAPQEMEPRRKLANARMNRALILAAQGKKEESQTAQVVAQRARHQLLRDNDNDPKLLRDFAQGQFNLARLELSQGASPKAFELLQDATHRFQDLSHRYSTDARLWQRYVECLLTMSLLEDHPSPSLQKAADLLPSAMMLAPDNRTYRIRLIEISQQAIGMLLENRNYLAADTNWRKVHEDLIRPLGDEDQSVEAMRIRLVSLRQHGLITLGLGDKGLAKRQLRAAIQVNNNTKENPAYAAIWTQQWRDEWDAIEQLADSLD; this comes from the coding sequence ATGAACGCAGTTGACGAAGAGATCCGCCGCAACTTTGAATCCGATTGGCTCCGAGGCCAATGCGGCGATATCGTCGACTATCTGCCGACGCCGGACGCTCCGTCGTATTTGCCGACGCTCGAAGAGTTGATTTGCATCGATCTAGAGTTTCGCTGGCAACGACTTTCCACACACTCCGTCGGAATCGATTCGGCTACCGAAACGTTGACGCTCGATCAGCAGCCGCTGGTGGAAAAGTATCTCGATCGGTTTCCGCAACTGCACGAGCCGTCGATTCTGCAACGGCTAGTCGATCAAGAGATCTACGCGCGGAAAGACTCTCCCTTTCCGCCGCAGCAGGCCGAATACCAGCAGCGGTTTCCGCAGTTGCAGTTGCTTCCCTCTTCGTTTCCAAATGCGAATGGCCCGCCTGCCGACGAAACGCGTCAATATTCGACGCTTCGCCCTTCGTCCGCAGGCGAGACGTTTCCCAGTGCATTTGGTCCGTATGAACTGGTCGAACTACTGGGCCGCGGCGGGATGGGAAAGGTCTATCGGGCTCACCAGGCGAAGGCGGACCGGATGGTGGCGATCAAGATCGCCGGCTTCAGCGGCGCCCCGCCGGAGATCCGGGATGAAATCGCGATCCGGTTCGAGTCGGAAGTTCGGGCCGCCGCCAACTTGTCGCACGACAATGTCATGCCGATCTACGACGTCGGCGAAGCGGACGGCAGTCTCTACTACACGATGCCGATCGTCGCCGGCGACTTGGCCTCGGAGGTGCGGAAGAATCCGCTGAGCAACAAGGTTGCCGCTCGCTACATCGCCCAAGCGTCGCGCGGCGTCGCTGCGGCTCACGCTCAAGGCCTGCTCCATCGCGACTTGAAGCCGCACAACCTGATGCTCGATCCGCAGAACGATCGCGTGCTGGTCGCCGACTTCGGCCTGGCCCGTTTGATGTCGGCCGAGCAACAGTTAACTCTGACCGGCGAGGTGCTTGGTACGCCGACGTATATGGCGCCGGAGCAGATTCGGAGCTCGCACGCGATCGACGTGCGGGCCGACGTCTACGCCCTCGGTGCGACCCTTTATCACCTCTTGGTCGGCAAACCGCCGATCCAAGCGGCGACTCCGGCCGAAACTTTACGGCAAGTGCTGGAAGAAGAGGCGGTCTCACCGCGTGATTTGAATCCGCAGGTCGATCGCGACTTGGAAACGATCTGTCTCCGTTGTTTGCAAAAGGATCCGAGGTCTCGCTTTCCGTCGGCCGACGAACTGGCCGACGATCTCGAACGCTATCTGCGCGGCGAGCCGATCAAGTCGCGGCCAATCGGCATGTGGGGACGACTCGATCGTTGGCGTCGCCGCAACCCGAAGGTCGCTGCGCTCTCGGCTGGATTGGCTGCGTCGCTGCTGCTGGTCGCGATTATCGCCGGGCTTGGATGGTATAGCACCCAGCTGCAACTCTCTCGGGTGATGCAGAACAACCGCCAAGGGCAATTGGCGGTGAATGAACTGTTTACGTTCATCCGAGATGAGCCGCTGCTTGAGCAGCCGGGGCAGGAGGCGGTTCGGGCCGAATTGCTGAAACGCGGGCTCGAGCACTACCAGATGTTGATCGCCCTCGCCCATGAAAACGAAGTGTTGCCGGCCGATTTGCAGGAAGCGCGCACGCAGCTTGGCTTGCTCCATTTGGAGACGCATGAACCCGCAGAAGCGGCGGCACTGTTTAGAAAGGCGATCGCCGAGGGGGAAAAGCTGCCGAAAGAAGTCGCCGAGACGCGACAGGTTCGCACGAGCTTGAGCGATAGCTGGAACGGTCTTGGCCAGACGCTTCATCGGGAAGGAAAAGATGCGGAAGCGATGGCTGCGTTTGAAAAGGCGATTGCCCTGCGTGAAGCGGTCGTCAAGGAAGCTCCGCAGGAAATGGAACCGCGTCGTAAGCTGGCTAACGCGCGGATGAATCGTGCTTTAATCCTCGCCGCGCAAGGAAAGAAAGAGGAATCGCAAACAGCCCAAGTCGTCGCCCAGCGCGCTCGCCATCAATTGTTGCGTGACAATGACAATGATCCAAAATTGCTCCGCGACTTCGCCCAGGGGCAATTCAACTTGGCTCGATTGGAGTTGTCGCAAGGGGCTTCCCCGAAAGCGTTCGAGCTGCTGCAAGACGCAACTCATCGGTTTCAAGATCTGTCCCATCGATATTCGACCGACGCTCGGCTATGGCAACGCTACGTCGAATGTTTGTTGACGATGTCGCTGCTGGAGGATCACCCATCTCCTTCGCTGCAGAAAGCGGCTGATTTGCTTCCCTCGGCAATGATGCTAGCACCTGACAATCGGACGTATCGGATTCGCCTGATCGAAATCTCGCAGCAAGCGATCGGGATGTTGCTGGAGAACAGAAACTATCTCGCCGCCGACACGAACTGGCGGAAAGTGCATGAGGACCTGATTCGACCTCTTGGGGATGAAGACCAGTCGGTCGAGGCGATGCGCATCCGACTTGTTTCGCTTCGCCAGCACGGACTGATCACGCTGGGACTGGGCGATAAGGGCTTGGCCAAACGACAGTTGCGAGCTGCGATCCAGGTCAACAACAACACGAAAGAGAATCCCGCCTACGCGGCGATTTGGACGCAACAGTGGCGGGACGAATGGGACGCCATCGAGCAACTGGCCGATTCGCTCGATTAA
- a CDS encoding exo-alpha-sialidase encodes MISRRTFLHSSLCSGASLLGFASSVSSLLADGSTRPNYDLTLDVPTKLYDGEKCWCHPRAGIVPGIGKEGAPRVVMTMNTLHVNGSDVFKGMFSFKTDDLGATWTAPAEQENLAVRTETIDGVERPVAVSDFWPKWHAASKTLLGTGHSVVYTPDWKVKHPRPRHTTYSTYDPQHDQWTAWKKMEMPAGDKFANSGAGCTQRVDLADGSILLPIYFSPPEQSAHVTVARCTFDGQTLRYVGHGTELAVDDKTRGLHEPSLAKFGDRFFLTIRNDLRGFVTRSDDGLNYEPIREWKFDDGSELGNYNTQQHWVTHSDGLFLVYTRRGANNDHIVRHRAPLFMAQVDPERLCVIRETERILVPQRGARLGNFGVATVNEHETWVTVSEWMQDGSKTHIMPINNKWGSDGSVFVARIHWDRPNRLA; translated from the coding sequence ATGATTTCGCGACGCACCTTCCTCCACTCGTCCCTCTGCAGCGGCGCATCGCTGCTCGGTTTCGCTTCTTCCGTTTCCAGCTTGTTGGCGGATGGGTCGACCAGGCCGAACTACGACCTGACGCTCGACGTTCCGACCAAGCTGTACGACGGCGAAAAATGTTGGTGCCATCCGCGGGCCGGAATCGTCCCCGGCATCGGCAAGGAAGGAGCGCCGCGAGTCGTCATGACCATGAACACCTTGCACGTCAACGGCAGCGACGTCTTCAAGGGAATGTTCAGTTTCAAGACCGATGATCTAGGAGCGACTTGGACGGCGCCGGCCGAACAGGAAAACCTGGCGGTGCGAACCGAAACGATCGATGGGGTCGAGCGACCGGTCGCCGTTAGCGACTTCTGGCCGAAGTGGCATGCCGCGTCGAAGACTTTACTGGGGACGGGCCACTCGGTCGTTTATACGCCTGACTGGAAGGTGAAACATCCCCGCCCCCGGCACACGACATATTCGACCTACGATCCGCAGCACGACCAGTGGACTGCCTGGAAGAAGATGGAGATGCCGGCCGGCGACAAGTTCGCCAACAGTGGCGCCGGCTGTACGCAGCGGGTCGATCTGGCCGACGGTTCGATCCTGCTGCCAATCTACTTCAGTCCGCCAGAACAAAGCGCCCACGTTACCGTCGCTCGCTGCACGTTCGACGGCCAGACGCTCCGTTACGTCGGACATGGAACCGAACTGGCCGTCGACGACAAAACCCGCGGTCTGCATGAACCGTCATTGGCCAAATTTGGCGATCGCTTCTTCCTCACGATTCGCAACGACCTGCGCGGCTTCGTTACCCGCAGCGATGACGGACTGAACTATGAGCCGATTCGCGAGTGGAAATTCGACGACGGCAGCGAGCTGGGCAACTACAACACGCAGCAGCATTGGGTCACCCACAGCGACGGGCTCTTTCTCGTCTACACGCGTCGCGGCGCCAACAACGATCATATCGTTCGCCATCGAGCGCCGCTGTTCATGGCCCAGGTCGATCCAGAACGGTTGTGCGTGATCCGCGAGACCGAACGAATCCTGGTGCCGCAGCGAGGCGCCCGACTTGGCAACTTTGGCGTCGCCACCGTTAACGAGCACGAAACCTGGGTGACCGTCTCCGAATGGATGCAGGACGGCAGCAAAACGCACATCATGCCGATCAACAACAAATGGGGAAGCGACGGGAGCGTCTTCGTCGCCCGCATCCATTGGGACCGGCCAAATCGCCTGGCGTAA
- a CDS encoding MarR family winged helix-turn-helix transcriptional regulator has translation MSASSPKSGSARRSRKFDSLQQEVFLNLWRTYDRLKALEDETFSESGISAQQYNTLRLLRSVYPEGMPTLVLGGRLISRAPDMTRLLDKLEQRGLLARHRPPENRRVVEVRLTPEGLKLVNQLDSAVRKCHERQLGHLDEKSLQQLVTLLKAAREPHEDAENLSLVDQ, from the coding sequence ATGAGCGCCTCGAGTCCCAAGTCTGGTTCGGCCCGGCGAAGTCGCAAGTTCGACTCGCTTCAGCAGGAAGTTTTCTTGAACCTGTGGCGGACCTACGACCGGCTTAAGGCGCTGGAAGATGAGACTTTCAGCGAGTCGGGAATCTCGGCCCAGCAGTACAACACGCTGCGGCTGCTGCGGTCGGTTTATCCGGAAGGAATGCCGACGTTGGTGTTGGGAGGTCGGCTGATCAGCCGGGCGCCTGACATGACCCGCTTGCTCGACAAGTTGGAGCAGCGCGGCTTGCTCGCGCGACATCGCCCCCCGGAAAATCGCCGTGTTGTGGAAGTCCGTCTGACGCCGGAAGGACTGAAGCTGGTCAATCAGCTCGACAGTGCGGTGCGGAAGTGCCACGAACGGCAGCTGGGGCATCTGGACGAAAAATCGCTGCAGCAGCTGGTCACGTTGCTCAAAGCGGCCCGCGAGCCGCACGAAGACGCCGAAAATCTTTCGTTAGTCGATCAATAG
- a CDS encoding NAD(P)/FAD-dependent oxidoreductase, with product MIANEKPHVVVIGGGPAGSTVSTLIAQKGYRVELFEREVFPRYHIGESLIPETYWVLKRLNMLDKMKDSHFIKKYSVQFVGQSGRLSAPFYFHDNKPHECSQTWQVRRSEFDLMMINNAAEHGVTVHQGARVLDVLFDGDRAIGVKVVDASGETREVFADVVVDASGQSSMLINKFKLRVPDPELNKGAIWTYFKGAYRDVGKDEGATVVLSVQGKNGWFWYIPLHDDIVSVGVVGDFDYLFKGRESHEQTYAEELDRCPAVKERIANAEQVEKIFATKDYTYKASEGAGDGWVLVGDAFGFLDPLYSSGVLLALKSGQLAADAICDALEKGDTSKEQLGNWLPDYLVGMGRMRRLVSEYYEGFNFGRFIRRFPHFVGRVTDLLIGDLFKDDLDEVIAAMDLVKAEDEEAKLMAAKEQD from the coding sequence ATGATCGCCAACGAAAAACCTCACGTCGTCGTCATCGGCGGCGGCCCGGCCGGCTCGACCGTTTCGACCTTGATCGCGCAAAAGGGTTACCGCGTTGAGTTGTTCGAACGCGAGGTTTTCCCGCGATACCACATCGGCGAATCGTTGATTCCCGAAACCTACTGGGTCCTCAAGCGGCTTAACATGCTCGACAAGATGAAGGACAGCCACTTCATCAAAAAATACAGCGTGCAGTTCGTCGGTCAGTCAGGCCGACTGTCGGCGCCCTTCTATTTTCATGACAACAAACCGCACGAGTGCTCGCAGACCTGGCAAGTTCGCCGCAGCGAGTTCGACCTGATGATGATCAACAACGCCGCCGAACATGGCGTGACGGTTCATCAAGGAGCCCGCGTGCTCGACGTCCTGTTTGACGGCGATCGCGCGATCGGTGTGAAGGTGGTCGACGCGAGCGGCGAAACCCGCGAAGTTTTCGCCGACGTGGTGGTCGACGCGAGCGGTCAAAGCTCGATGCTGATCAACAAGTTCAAGCTGCGCGTGCCCGATCCGGAACTGAACAAAGGCGCCATCTGGACCTACTTCAAAGGCGCCTACCGCGACGTCGGAAAAGACGAAGGGGCGACCGTCGTCCTTAGCGTCCAAGGGAAGAACGGTTGGTTCTGGTATATCCCGTTGCATGACGACATCGTCAGCGTCGGCGTGGTGGGGGACTTTGACTACTTGTTCAAAGGCCGGGAGAGCCACGAGCAAACCTATGCCGAAGAGCTCGATCGCTGCCCGGCGGTCAAAGAGCGCATCGCCAATGCCGAGCAGGTCGAAAAGATCTTCGCCACCAAGGACTACACCTACAAAGCGAGCGAAGGCGCCGGCGACGGTTGGGTGTTGGTCGGCGACGCGTTCGGCTTCCTTGACCCCCTGTACTCGTCCGGCGTGTTGCTTGCCCTGAAGTCGGGCCAACTCGCCGCCGATGCGATTTGCGACGCCCTCGAAAAGGGAGACACGTCGAAAGAGCAGCTTGGCAATTGGCTCCCTGACTACCTGGTCGGGATGGGACGGATGCGCCGTCTCGTTTCGGAGTACTACGAAGGGTTCAACTTCGGTCGCTTCATTCGCCGTTTCCCGCACTTTGTTGGTCGCGTTACCGACCTGTTGATCGGCGACTTGTTCAAAGACGACTTGGACGAAGTGATCGCCGCGATGGATCTGGTGAAGGCCGAGGATGAAGAAGCCAAGCTGATGGCGGCGAAAGAGCAGGACTAG